In bacterium, the following proteins share a genomic window:
- a CDS encoding ribbon-helix-helix domain-containing protein gives MNKTTVYLPEALKQGVERLARQRSCSEAEVIRRAIQDAIARPKPHGGIIPGDSAWAEQADDYLEGFGDR, from the coding sequence ATGAACAAGACGACGGTGTATCTGCCGGAGGCGCTGAAGCAGGGAGTGGAACGTCTGGCCCGGCAGCGTTCGTGCTCCGAGGCGGAGGTGATCCGCCGGGCCATTCAGGACGCGATAGCGCGTCCCAAGCCACATGGCGGGATCATCCCCGGTGACAGCGCTTGGGCCGAGCAGGCGGACGACTACCTGGAGGGCTTCGGCGACCGATGA
- a CDS encoding N-acetylmuramoyl-L-alanine amidase, whose protein sequence is MHTDPFGGEVPARVYRRRRLLLLGGLMLAIAIIVVAVTRIGSDDAAEPNGTGSGTAETTIGAPPAPEPSPAGEAGLSDPPIETVPTTEPPTTTEPPTTTTTTEPPPPATTTTEPPPPTTTTTTEPPPPTTTTTTEPPPPPPVALLTPTGIPVTVLEVLETGYLIRTPCGNTAEIAGGERIEPVQVVLDPGHGGPIETGTVGPNGLVERDLNLTLTDAVLAELAERGIAAATTRTSDYMVRLRVRVEFADALEPAAVVSIHHNGPTWDLGDAPGTEVYVQSQSASEMRPESARLGGLLYEEITEALSTFEDVEWSGLPNAGVKRVLLPDGIDTYALIRGPVMPSALVEYGYLTNASEAELFATEEYITVAAGATADAIEAFLETDRPGSGFIEEPRIYDPPAIDIECIDPPLEPEPGDPVDETAEGAGTEQPEGTDEETGAESSEPDDDPAAETGGEPADPDAAEVESGE, encoded by the coding sequence GTGCATACGGATCCCTTCGGCGGCGAAGTTCCCGCACGCGTGTACCGCCGGCGGAGGCTGTTGTTGCTCGGCGGGCTGATGCTCGCCATCGCCATCATCGTGGTGGCGGTCACCCGCATCGGCTCCGACGACGCCGCGGAGCCCAACGGGACCGGCAGCGGCACTGCGGAGACGACGATCGGTGCGCCGCCGGCCCCTGAGCCCTCGCCGGCCGGCGAGGCAGGACTCTCCGACCCTCCGATCGAGACGGTCCCGACGACCGAACCACCCACGACGACCGAACCGCCCACCACCACGACCACCACCGAACCGCCACCACCCGCCACCACGACGACCGAGCCGCCACCACCCACCACCACGACCACCACCGAACCGCCACCGCCCACCACCACGACCACCACCGAACCGCCACCACCGCCGCCGGTTGCGCTGCTCACCCCGACGGGCATCCCGGTCACGGTTCTTGAAGTGCTCGAGACCGGCTATCTCATACGCACGCCGTGCGGCAACACCGCCGAGATCGCCGGCGGCGAACGCATCGAGCCCGTGCAGGTCGTCCTGGATCCCGGCCACGGGGGACCCATCGAGACCGGCACGGTGGGCCCCAACGGTCTCGTCGAGCGCGATCTGAATCTGACGCTCACCGATGCCGTGCTCGCCGAACTCGCCGAACGCGGCATCGCCGCCGCCACGACCCGGACGAGCGACTACATGGTCCGCCTCAGGGTCCGCGTCGAGTTCGCCGACGCCTTGGAGCCTGCCGCGGTCGTGTCGATCCATCACAACGGCCCAACCTGGGACCTGGGGGACGCGCCGGGGACCGAGGTGTACGTGCAGTCCCAGTCCGCCAGCGAGATGCGCCCCGAGTCGGCCCGTCTCGGCGGCCTGCTGTACGAGGAGATCACCGAGGCCCTCAGCACCTTCGAGGACGTCGAGTGGAGCGGCCTCCCCAACGCCGGTGTCAAGCGCGTGCTGCTCCCCGACGGGATCGACACGTACGCGCTCATACGGGGTCCCGTGATGCCGTCGGCGCTGGTGGAGTACGGCTATCTCACGAACGCCTCGGAGGCCGAACTCTTCGCCACCGAGGAGTACATCACCGTCGCCGCCGGTGCGACGGCCGACGCCATCGAAGCGTTCCTGGAGACCGACCGGCCGGGGAGCGGGTTCATCGAGGAACCCCGCATCTACGACCCGCCCGCCATCGACATCGAGTGCATCGATCCGCCGCTGGAGCCCGAGCCCGGCGACCCCGTCGATGAGACGGCGGAGGGCGCCGGAACGGAGCAACCGGAGGGCACCGACGAGGAGACCGGCGCGGAGTCGAGCGAACCCGACGACGATCCGGCAGCGGAGACGGGCGGCGAGCCCGCTGATCCCGACGCCGCTGAGGTCGAGTCAGGCGAGTAG
- a CDS encoding nucleoside deaminase: protein MRLALDEAAAAATHGDVPVGAVVLLGGDVIARRHNERELRGDPTAHAEVLALRDAAAAVGTWRLDGATLVVTLEPCPMCAGAALAARVDRIVFGAADPKAGTCGSLYNLAADPRLNHEMDLDGGLLASETARLLREFFAARRR from the coding sequence ATGAGGCTGGCGCTCGACGAGGCCGCCGCGGCGGCGACCCACGGCGACGTGCCGGTGGGTGCGGTGGTCCTGCTCGGCGGCGACGTGATCGCCCGGCGGCACAACGAGCGCGAGCTGCGGGGCGATCCCACGGCGCACGCCGAGGTGCTGGCGTTGCGCGACGCGGCGGCGGCCGTCGGCACCTGGCGCCTCGACGGGGCGACCCTGGTGGTCACCCTGGAGCCCTGCCCGATGTGCGCCGGGGCGGCGCTGGCGGCGCGGGTCGACCGCATTGTCTTCGGGGCCGCCGACCCGAAGGCCGGCACCTGCGGTTCGCTCTACAACCTGGCCGCCGACCCGCGCCTGAACCACGAGATGGACCTCGACGGCGGCCTGCTGGCCAGCGAGACCGCCCGGCTGCTGCGGGAGTTCTTCGCCGCCCGGCGCCGCTAG
- the ligD gene encoding non-homologous end-joining DNA ligase, protein MAGDFTTIEVDGRQVRISNPGKVFFPARGETKLDLVRHYLTVGPGALRGVWCRPTVMHRFPDGAGGKSFYQKRVPERRPDWLETAVVAFPSGRTATELCPADLAHIVWAVNLGCLELHPWAVRRFEPHRPDELRVDLDPAPDLDFEAVRRAAFLLRELLDEFGLAGWPRTSGGRGIHIVVRIVPVAGFSEVRDAALALARAAERRRPDLITSAWSKKDRGRRVFVDYNQNARDRTLASAYSVRPGPDGRVAAPLRWEEVAGAEPGDFTLAMMPDRWRTAGDVEAGLEDGAGSLAPLLALARQEAAQGTADAPWPPHHPRRS, encoded by the coding sequence GTGGCTGGCGACTTCACGACCATTGAGGTGGACGGGCGCCAGGTGCGCATCTCCAACCCGGGGAAGGTCTTCTTTCCCGCTCGCGGGGAGACCAAGCTGGACCTCGTCCGGCACTACCTGACTGTCGGCCCGGGGGCGCTGCGGGGGGTCTGGTGCCGGCCGACGGTGATGCATCGCTTCCCCGACGGCGCCGGGGGAAAGAGCTTCTACCAGAAGCGCGTGCCGGAGCGACGCCCGGACTGGCTCGAGACGGCTGTCGTGGCGTTCCCGTCGGGACGGACCGCCACCGAGTTGTGCCCCGCCGACCTGGCGCACATCGTCTGGGCGGTGAACCTGGGGTGTTTGGAGTTGCATCCCTGGGCGGTGCGCCGTTTCGAGCCGCACCGCCCCGACGAGTTGCGCGTCGACTTGGACCCGGCGCCCGACCTGGATTTCGAGGCGGTGCGGCGGGCGGCCTTCCTGCTGCGGGAACTGCTGGATGAGTTCGGCCTGGCAGGCTGGCCCCGGACCTCGGGCGGCCGGGGCATCCACATCGTGGTGCGCATCGTGCCGGTGGCCGGCTTCAGCGAGGTGCGGGACGCCGCTCTGGCGCTGGCCCGGGCCGCCGAACGGCGCCGGCCCGATCTCATCACCAGCGCCTGGTCGAAGAAGGATCGGGGACGGCGCGTGTTCGTGGACTACAACCAGAACGCCCGCGACCGCACGCTGGCCTCGGCGTATTCGGTGCGTCCCGGCCCGGACGGCCGGGTGGCAGCACCGCTGCGCTGGGAGGAGGTGGCCGGCGCCGAGCCCGGCGACTTCACGCTCGCCATGATGCCCGATCGCTGGCGCACCGCGGGCGACGTGGAGGCGGGGTTGGAGGACGGCGCCGGCTCGCTGGCGCCGCTGCTGGCGCTGGCCCGCCAGGAGGCTGCGCAGGGCACCGCCGACGCCCCCTGGCCCCCGCACCACCCACGCCGCTCGTAG
- the recR gene encoding recombination mediator RecR, whose translation MATGGYTAPIQELIDQLGRLPGIGPKSAQRIAFHLLKAPAGDVEELSAAIDEAKRSVRFCGRCCNLAVADLCDICSDPRREESLICVVEDPRDVVAFERTGEFKGRYHVLHGAINPMEGVGPDQLRMAELLQRVGDEPVTEVIVGTNPNLEGEATAMYVASVLAPLGVSVTRLASGLPVGGDLEYADELTLGRALAGRRDILRD comes from the coding sequence GTGGCCACCGGTGGCTACACCGCTCCGATACAGGAGTTGATCGATCAGCTCGGGCGGCTGCCCGGGATCGGTCCGAAGTCGGCTCAGCGCATCGCCTTCCACCTGCTGAAGGCGCCGGCCGGCGATGTCGAGGAATTGTCGGCGGCGATCGACGAGGCGAAGCGCAGCGTGCGGTTCTGCGGGCGGTGCTGCAACCTGGCCGTCGCCGACCTGTGTGACATCTGTAGCGATCCGCGGCGCGAGGAGTCCCTGATCTGCGTCGTCGAGGATCCTCGCGACGTCGTGGCGTTCGAACGGACCGGTGAGTTCAAGGGCCGCTACCACGTGTTGCACGGGGCCATCAACCCCATGGAAGGCGTCGGCCCCGACCAGTTGCGGATGGCCGAACTCCTGCAGCGCGTCGGCGACGAACCCGTCACCGAGGTGATTGTCGGCACCAATCCCAACCTGGAGGGGGAGGCCACAGCCATGTACGTCGCCAGCGTGCTGGCGCCGCTCGGTGTCAGCGTCACCCGCCTGGCGAGCGGGCTTCCCGTCGGCGGCGACCTGGAATACGCCGACGAACTGACTCTGGGCCGGGCACTCGCCGGTCGGCGGGACATCCTGCGGGACTGA
- the mce gene encoding methylmalonyl-CoA epimerase has product MLLTEIDHVAIAVRDLEAAVDYHRRAFGASVAHRETVERDGVEEALLAVADSYIQLISPTRPDSPVARFLERRGEGLHHVGYRVADCATALAAMVAAGATPLDSQPRPGSRGTTIAFVHPKGSFGTLIELVQP; this is encoded by the coding sequence GTGCTGCTCACCGAGATCGACCACGTGGCCATCGCCGTGCGAGATCTCGAGGCCGCTGTGGACTACCACCGCCGGGCATTCGGCGCCAGCGTGGCGCACCGGGAGACCGTCGAGCGCGACGGCGTGGAGGAGGCTCTGCTCGCCGTGGCCGACTCCTACATCCAACTCATCTCGCCGACGAGGCCGGACTCGCCGGTGGCGCGGTTCCTCGAACGCCGCGGCGAAGGGTTGCACCACGTCGGCTACCGGGTGGCGGACTGCGCGACGGCGCTGGCCGCCATGGTCGCCGCCGGCGCCACTCCACTGGACTCGCAGCCCCGGCCCGGCTCGCGTGGCACGACGATCGCCTTCGTGCATCCGAAGGGATCCTTCGGCACGCTGATCGAGCTGGTCCAGCCCTAG
- a CDS encoding type II toxin-antitoxin system PemK/MazF family toxin: MVARGAVYWINIDKRRPCVVVSSHDVLEVEVWQTHVVPLTSNLDRAGLAGNVLLKSAATGLPKDSVAVPLGLELIDRSWLTEYSGKLPGALIDAIDDGLRAVLGL; encoded by the coding sequence GTGGTAGCGCGCGGCGCGGTGTACTGGATCAACATCGACAAGCGTCGGCCGTGTGTCGTCGTGTCCTCTCACGACGTCCTCGAGGTCGAGGTTTGGCAGACCCATGTCGTGCCGCTGACCTCGAACCTCGACAGAGCCGGCCTCGCCGGCAACGTGCTGCTCAAGTCGGCGGCGACGGGTCTGCCCAAAGACTCCGTGGCGGTGCCGCTCGGGTTGGAGTTGATCGACCGGTCCTGGCTGACGGAATACTCGGGAAAGCTGCCTGGTGCCCTCATTGATGCCATCGACGACGGCCTCCGCGCTGTGCTCGGACTGTAG
- a CDS encoding PIN domain-containing protein, with the protein MIIADTSGLIAFFSESGAQHEAVAAWVDAHEPVMVVSPYVLAEVDYLVAARKGIDAELAVLAELSGGAYELAGMGAPDVAAARRVVERYRDLGVGLADASLAVLAQRYRTRTVLTLDRKHFSVMRPLDGGTFTIVP; encoded by the coding sequence ATGATCATCGCCGACACCAGCGGGCTCATCGCCTTCTTCAGCGAGTCCGGTGCACAGCACGAGGCGGTGGCGGCCTGGGTGGACGCCCACGAACCCGTCATGGTGGTCTCCCCCTATGTCCTGGCCGAGGTGGACTATCTGGTCGCCGCCCGCAAGGGCATCGACGCCGAGTTGGCTGTGCTGGCGGAGCTGTCGGGCGGCGCCTATGAACTGGCGGGGATGGGCGCGCCCGACGTGGCGGCGGCGCGGCGGGTGGTGGAGCGGTACCGGGATCTGGGCGTCGGTCTCGCCGACGCCTCCCTGGCGGTGCTCGCTCAGCGCTACCGGACCCGCACCGTCCTGACCCTGGACCGCAAGCACTTCAGTGTCATGCGCCCGCTGGACGGAGGCACCTTCACGATCGTCCCGTGA
- a CDS encoding flap endonuclease has protein sequence MQVHLVDGTYELFRQFFARPSHRTADGREVAAARAAVSGLLRLVADGASHVGVATDHVIPSFRNEMYPGYKSGEGVDADLLAQFPLLEELADAAGFTVWAMTDYEADDALATAAARAATDPAVERIMICTPDKDLAQCVSNDGRVVQFDRRGGRISDRAGVVARFGVPPASIPDYLALVGDSADGFPGLAGWGAKSAAAVLARYGHIENIPDSSGQWDVAVRGAVTLAARLAAGRDEAYLYRRLATLVTDVPGVLDSAPAGAGGAVDSLAWVGPRPGFAEFCGRVDAERLASQAAALAAGRRSGG, from the coding sequence ATGCAGGTTCACCTGGTCGACGGAACCTACGAACTGTTCCGGCAGTTCTTCGCCCGCCCGTCGCACCGCACCGCTGATGGCCGGGAGGTGGCCGCCGCCCGGGCGGCGGTGAGCGGTCTGCTGCGCCTGGTGGCCGACGGCGCCAGCCACGTGGGCGTCGCCACCGATCATGTGATCCCGTCGTTCCGCAACGAGATGTATCCGGGCTACAAGAGCGGCGAGGGTGTCGATGCGGACCTGCTGGCGCAGTTCCCGCTGCTGGAAGAGTTGGCCGACGCCGCCGGCTTCACCGTCTGGGCGATGACCGACTACGAGGCCGACGACGCGCTGGCGACGGCTGCGGCCCGGGCGGCAACGGATCCCGCCGTGGAACGGATCATGATCTGCACACCCGACAAGGACCTGGCGCAGTGCGTGAGCAACGACGGTCGGGTGGTGCAGTTCGATCGCCGGGGTGGCCGCATCAGTGATCGGGCCGGTGTCGTGGCGCGCTTCGGCGTCCCGCCCGCCTCGATCCCCGACTACCTGGCGCTGGTGGGTGACAGCGCCGACGGATTCCCCGGTCTGGCGGGCTGGGGGGCGAAGTCGGCCGCGGCGGTGCTGGCCCGCTACGGCCATATCGAGAACATCCCCGACTCCTCGGGCCAGTGGGACGTGGCGGTGCGTGGCGCGGTCACTCTGGCCGCCCGGCTGGCGGCGGGGCGAGACGAGGCATACCTGTACCGGCGCCTGGCCACGCTCGTGACCGACGTGCCCGGGGTCCTGGACAGCGCCCCGGCAGGTGCCGGCGGGGCGGTGGATTCCCTGGCCTGGGTCGGGCCCCGCCCCGGTTTCGCGGAGTTCTGCGGGCGCGTCGACGCCGAGCGCCTGGCGTCGCAGGCCGCGGCGCTGGCGGCGGGGCGCCGCTCCGGCGGCTGA
- a CDS encoding acetyl-CoA C-acyltransferase, translating to MSPTLILGGARTPIGRFSGALSSFSATDLGGLAISAALEATGVPAAEVDYVFMGQVLLAGEGQAPARAAATKAGVPLTAPAATVNKVCLSGLNAVYLAGRMIADGDADVVVAGGMESMSGAPYLLPGARAGLRAGDATLVDSMMYDGLTCAIEGRSMGLSTEHHLASIGGISRDSQDAFAAASHERAARATKDGLLDSEIAAVEVPQRRGDSTVVAHDEGIRPDTSAESLARLRPAFDPEGTVTPGNASQISDGASALVLASATAAERLGATPLAEVVSYGQVAGPDTSLLTQPATAIGKALERNGAELGDIDLFEINEAFAAVVLASMAALGVPHEVVNVNGGAVALGHPIGASGNRVLLTLLHELRRQGGGLGAAALCGGGGQGDAALVRVPAAS from the coding sequence ATGAGTCCAACGTTGATCCTGGGGGGCGCCCGGACGCCGATCGGTCGGTTCTCCGGCGCGCTCTCGTCCTTCTCCGCCACCGACCTCGGCGGGCTCGCCATCAGCGCCGCCCTCGAGGCCACCGGCGTCCCCGCCGCCGAAGTGGACTACGTGTTCATGGGGCAGGTGCTGCTGGCCGGCGAGGGCCAAGCCCCCGCCCGCGCTGCCGCCACCAAAGCAGGTGTTCCCCTCACGGCACCCGCCGCCACAGTGAACAAGGTCTGCCTGTCGGGGCTCAACGCCGTCTACCTCGCCGGGCGGATGATCGCCGACGGCGACGCCGACGTTGTGGTGGCCGGCGGCATGGAGTCGATGAGCGGGGCCCCCTACCTGCTGCCCGGCGCCCGCGCCGGCCTGCGGGCAGGAGATGCCACCCTCGTGGACTCGATGATGTACGACGGTCTGACCTGTGCCATCGAAGGCCGGTCCATGGGCCTCAGCACCGAGCACCACCTCGCCTCCATCGGGGGCATCAGCCGCGACTCGCAGGACGCCTTCGCGGCCGCCTCGCACGAGCGGGCGGCACGCGCCACCAAGGACGGGCTCCTCGACAGCGAGATCGCCGCCGTCGAGGTACCTCAGCGGCGCGGCGACTCCACCGTCGTGGCACACGACGAGGGCATCCGCCCCGACACCAGTGCCGAGTCGCTGGCCCGGCTGCGCCCCGCTTTCGATCCGGAGGGAACGGTGACACCCGGCAACGCCTCGCAGATCTCCGACGGCGCCTCGGCATTGGTGCTGGCCTCGGCCACCGCCGCCGAGCGGCTCGGCGCCACGCCGCTCGCCGAAGTCGTCTCCTACGGCCAGGTGGCCGGCCCGGACACGTCGCTGCTGACCCAGCCGGCGACGGCCATCGGAAAGGCCCTCGAACGGAACGGTGCCGAACTCGGTGACATCGACCTGTTCGAGATCAACGAGGCGTTCGCCGCCGTGGTCCTGGCCAGCATGGCCGCCCTCGGCGTGCCGCACGAGGTGGTGAACGTGAACGGCGGTGCGGTCGCCCTGGGGCACCCGATCGGCGCCTCCGGCAACCGCGTCCTGCTGACCCTGCTGCACGAACTGCGCCGGCAGGGCGGGGGTCTGGGCGCCGCCGCCCTCTGCGGCGGCGGCGGACAGGGCGACGCTGCCCTGGTGAGGGTTCCCGCCGCCTCTTAG
- the dnaX gene encoding DNA polymerase III subunit gamma/tau — protein sequence MVHQSLYLRYRPARFGEIIGQEHVVAALRNAVGTDRVGHAYLFSGPRGTGKTSTARILAKALNCENLTDGEPCGTCPSCASIAAGTSYELHELDAASNNKVDDVRELISRVALGTPGRAKVYVLDEVHMLTPGAENALLKTLEEPPPHVVFVLCTTEPHKVAPTIRSRTQHLHFELLAADALESHVRAVAADAGLTVSDADVAYVLTAGGGSARDTLSALDAVAAAGRAPDGADAVTAVLDAVASADVGAALSAADAAARAGREPRILGEALLGRLRNAFLASVKAPLEHLPAAERTAAEDLAGRLRPRALTFALELLGEALVAMREAPDPRVDLDLALVRLTNPDIGLTLQSLAERVERLESGGGVAPAMTSGGGAAPAMTSGGGAAPATVGSPARPSAAPRPHRGPAGDASEEQGTPRGGAAAGAREALARAKPPEPGAGGEPRSTESPTGSVPAARPAAPRAAEQSISPRGGDSTSAPAGAEEPAATPAATTEPPPQRDEAVLAWVEEILPSLRTLSSLPKSAGARLSTGRFLPNASGALRLAFPTPGSLERCETFHSAVEAEFGRCFDRAVTVQFVLDDHSTPDPPSNSAGASATSSPHLGEVQATTALPKARPSDRDDSGVAQVQQAFPGSRLVELEAP from the coding sequence ATGGTGCATCAGTCGCTCTACCTGCGCTACCGGCCGGCGCGATTCGGCGAGATCATCGGCCAGGAACACGTCGTGGCGGCGCTGCGCAACGCGGTCGGTACCGACCGGGTGGGGCACGCCTACCTCTTCAGCGGGCCGCGCGGCACGGGGAAGACATCCACCGCCCGCATCCTGGCCAAGGCGCTCAATTGCGAGAACCTCACCGACGGCGAGCCGTGCGGCACCTGTCCGTCTTGCGCCTCCATCGCCGCGGGCACGTCCTACGAGTTGCACGAGCTGGACGCCGCCTCCAACAACAAGGTCGACGACGTTCGCGAGCTCATCAGCAGGGTGGCGCTCGGCACGCCGGGCCGGGCCAAGGTGTACGTGCTCGACGAGGTGCACATGCTCACGCCGGGCGCCGAGAACGCCCTGCTTAAGACCCTCGAGGAACCACCCCCCCACGTGGTGTTCGTGCTCTGCACGACCGAGCCGCACAAGGTGGCGCCGACGATCCGCAGCCGCACCCAGCACCTGCACTTCGAACTGCTGGCCGCCGATGCGCTGGAGAGCCATGTCCGGGCGGTGGCTGCCGACGCCGGCTTGACGGTGTCCGACGCCGATGTGGCCTACGTGCTGACCGCCGGCGGCGGGTCGGCGCGGGACACCCTGTCGGCGCTCGACGCCGTAGCGGCTGCGGGCCGGGCTCCCGACGGCGCCGACGCGGTGACAGCCGTGCTGGACGCCGTGGCGAGCGCGGATGTCGGCGCGGCCCTGAGTGCCGCCGATGCCGCCGCCCGAGCCGGGCGGGAGCCGCGCATCCTCGGCGAGGCTCTGCTCGGCCGGCTGCGCAATGCCTTCCTGGCTTCGGTGAAGGCGCCGCTGGAGCACCTGCCCGCCGCGGAGAGGACCGCCGCGGAAGACCTGGCCGGGCGGCTCCGACCCCGCGCCCTGACATTCGCGCTCGAACTGCTCGGTGAGGCGCTCGTGGCGATGCGCGAGGCCCCCGATCCCCGGGTCGACCTGGATCTGGCACTGGTGCGGCTCACCAATCCTGACATCGGTCTCACGCTGCAGTCCCTGGCTGAGCGGGTGGAGCGCCTCGAGAGCGGCGGCGGTGTCGCGCCGGCCATGACAAGCGGCGGGGGTGCCGCGCCGGCCATGACAAGCGGCGGGGGTGCCGCGCCGGCCACGGTGGGCAGCCCCGCAAGGCCGAGCGCAGCACCGCGACCTCATCGGGGCCCGGCCGGAGACGCATCCGAGGAACAGGGGACGCCTCGCGGCGGAGCCGCGGCGGGGGCGCGGGAGGCGCTGGCGCGGGCCAAGCCGCCAGAGCCCGGCGCGGGTGGCGAACCACGGTCGACCGAGTCCCCTACCGGGTCCGTGCCGGCCGCACGGCCCGCTGCCCCCCGAGCCGCCGAGCAGTCGATCTCGCCGCGGGGAGGCGACTCGACGAGTGCGCCCGCAGGCGCGGAGGAACCGGCCGCGACCCCGGCGGCCACGACCGAGCCGCCTCCGCAACGCGACGAGGCGGTACTGGCGTGGGTGGAGGAGATCCTCCCATCGCTGCGGACCCTGTCCTCGTTGCCCAAGAGCGCCGGCGCGCGCCTCTCCACCGGACGCTTTCTACCGAACGCTTCAGGGGCCCTCCGGCTGGCGTTCCCCACCCCCGGGTCCCTTGAGCGGTGCGAGACGTTCCACTCGGCGGTCGAGGCGGAGTTCGGCCGCTGCTTCGACCGTGCCGTGACCGTGCAGTTCGTGCTCGACGATCACAGCACGCCGGATCCTCCGTCAAACTCGGCGGGCGCCTCGGCGACGAGTTCGCCGCATCTGGGCGAGGTCCAGGCGACCACGGCATTGCCCAAGGCGCGCCCGAGCGACCGGGACGACAGCGGGGTGGCGCAGGTGCAGCAGGCCTTTCCCGGCTCGAGGCTCGTCGAGCTCGAAGCTCCCTAG
- a CDS encoding ATP-dependent DNA ligase, with protein sequence MHLPVMPPVAPMLARAAESLPVAAADEMWFEPKWDGFRAVVFRDGDDLAIGSRNERPLTRYFPELLGPLRARLPQRCVLDGELVIVGPGGGLDFAALSARIHPAASRIARLAAETPARFVAFDILALGDRDLTGRPFSERRRTLADVAAGFGPPVHLTPATTDRSLATAWFERFEGAGLDGVVAKPAGGTYECGKRAQFKIKHRHTADCVVAGYRMHRSGDGVGSLLLGLHDSREVLHYVGAASGFTADGRAELAGLLAGHRIDDAVTHPWTVEGAEGRLPGAPNRWRSGVDAWVPLLGAPVAEVAYDAVLAGRFRHSARLLRWHPDRVPESCSYAQIIRSAPVELAEIFGAVDPAE encoded by the coding sequence GTGCACCTGCCGGTCATGCCGCCCGTGGCTCCGATGCTGGCGCGGGCCGCCGAGTCGCTCCCCGTCGCCGCAGCGGACGAGATGTGGTTCGAGCCCAAGTGGGACGGCTTCCGTGCCGTTGTGTTCCGCGACGGCGACGACCTGGCGATCGGCAGCCGCAACGAACGGCCTCTGACCCGCTACTTCCCCGAGCTGCTGGGCCCGCTGAGGGCGCGCCTGCCTCAGCGCTGCGTGTTGGACGGCGAACTGGTCATCGTGGGGCCCGGTGGCGGGCTGGACTTCGCCGCCCTCAGCGCTCGCATCCACCCGGCCGCGAGCCGGATCGCCCGGCTGGCGGCCGAGACGCCGGCGCGTTTCGTGGCCTTCGACATCCTGGCACTCGGCGATCGCGATCTCACCGGCCGACCGTTCAGCGAGCGCCGCCGAACCCTCGCCGATGTCGCAGCAGGGTTCGGCCCGCCGGTGCATCTGACACCCGCCACCACCGACCGTTCGCTCGCCACCGCCTGGTTCGAGCGGTTCGAGGGAGCCGGGCTGGACGGCGTCGTCGCCAAACCCGCCGGAGGCACCTACGAGTGCGGGAAGCGCGCCCAGTTCAAGATCAAGCACCGTCACACCGCCGACTGCGTGGTGGCCGGCTACCGCATGCACCGCAGCGGCGACGGGGTGGGTTCGCTGCTGCTGGGGTTGCACGACTCCCGGGAGGTCCTGCATTACGTGGGCGCGGCGTCGGGCTTCACGGCGGACGGGCGTGCCGAACTGGCCGGACTGCTGGCCGGGCATCGAATCGACGACGCGGTGACACATCCCTGGACGGTCGAGGGCGCCGAGGGGCGCCTGCCCGGTGCTCCGAACCGCTGGCGGTCGGGCGTCGACGCCTGGGTGCCATTGCTGGGCGCCCCCGTGGCGGAGGTGGCATACGACGCCGTCCTGGCGGGACGGTTCCGCCACAGCGCCCGACTACTGCGCTGGCACCCCGATCGGGTGCCCGAGAGTTGCAGCTATGCCCAGATCATCCGCAGCGCCCCGGTCGAACTGGCGGAGATCTTCGGGGCTGTCGATCCGGCGGAATGA